The Mycolicibacterium insubricum DNA segment AGCGGCATCATCGGTGCTCTGCTGGCGGCCGGCGTGCCGCTGGCGGAAGCCGCCGCGGCCGGCGCGTTCGTACATTCCCGGGCCGCGGAACTGGCCGCCGAAGATCCCGGCCCCGCACCGGTCCCGATTTCCGCCACGCGGATCCTCACCCATATCCGTCCGGCACTGGCGGCGATTCTGTAAAAGAGACGTCATGCCGAACATCTCCCGTCACGCGTCCATCACCCCCGCCTACACCGGACGAATGGGGACAAACCCGATCCCAGCGCTGCGCCTGCCCGACGAATCGCTGGAACCGGAGGCGGCCTACCGCTTCATCCACGACGAACTCATGCTCGACGGCAGCTCCCGGCTGAATCTGGCCACCTTCGTCACCACCTGGATGGATCCCGAGGCCGACCAGCTGATGGCCGAGACGTTCGACAAGAACATGATCGACAAGGACGAGTACCCGGTCACCGCCGCCATCGAGCAGCGCTGCGTCTGCATGGTCGCCGACCTGTTCCACGCGGAGGACCTGCGCGACGACGACCCGTCCACCGCCGTCGGGGCATCGACCATCGGCTCGAGCGAGGCCGTCATGCTCGCCGGCCTGGCCCTCAAGTGGCGCTGGCGCGCCCGCATCGAGGCCCGGTACGGCAAGGACGCCTGGAAGGACCGCACCCCGAACCTGGTGATGGGGTCCAACGTGCAGGTGGTGTGGGAGAAGTTCGCCCGCTACTTCGACGTGGAAGCCCGCTACCTGCCGATGGCCCAGGACCGCTACGTCATCACCCCCGAGCAGGTCATCGCCGCCGTCGACGAGGACACCATCGGCGTGGTCACCATCCTGGGTACCACCTACACCGGTGAGTTGGAACCGGTCGCCGAGGTCTGCGCCGCGCTGGACAAGCTGGCTGCCTCCGACGACACCCGCGACGTGCCGGTGCACGTGGACGCCGCCAGCGGCGGATTCGTCGTGCCGTTCCTGGAGCCAGACCTGGTGTGGGACTTCCGGCTGCCGCGGGTCGCCTCGATCAACGTCAGTGGCCACAAATACGGATTGACCTATCCGGGCATCGGTTTCGTGGTCTGGCGCAACGCCGCGGCGCTGCCCGAGGAGCTGGTGTTCCGGGTGAACTACCTCGGCGGCGATATGCCGACCTTCACCCTGAACTTCTCCCGGCCGGGCAATCAGGTCGTCGGCCAGTACTACAACTTCCTGCGGTTGGGTCGGGCCGGATACGCCGAGGTGATGCGAACGCTCAGCGACACCGCGCAGTGGCTGTCCCACCAGCTGGCCGGATCGGGTCGCTTCGAGGTCATCACCGACGGGTCGGTGCTGCCGGTGCTGTCGTTCAAACTCGCCGGTGATCCGGGATTCACCGTGTTCGACGTCTCTGCCGGGCTGCGCGAGTACGGCTGGCAGGTGCCCGCCTACACCATGCCCGCCGACGCCACCGACGTCGCGGTGCTGCGCATCGTGGTCCGTGAGGGCTTCTCGGCGAATCTGGCCCGCGCGCTGTTCGAGGACCTGACGACGGTGCTGACGAAGCTGGACCGGCTGCGGCCCGGCGGTTTCGCCACCGAGGAGCATTTCGCCCACTGACCCCACGCCTGGGACAATGGCGGGCGGTGATTACTGAACCCGCCCGTCCCGGGCCCCTCGCGTTACGGTCGGCCGTGCCGACCGCCCTTGTCGACCTCGACGCCATCTGCGCCAACGTCGCCGTGCTGTGCGAAAAAGCCGGATCGGCACAGGTCATGGCGGTGGTCAAGGCCGACGGTTACGGGCACGGCGCCGCCGAGGCGGCCACCGCCGCGTTGGCCGGCGGCGCCGCCGAATTGGGTGTCGCCACGGTCGGGGAGGCTCTGGAGTTGCGCGCGGCCGGTATCACCGCGCCGCTGCTGGCCTGGTTGCACCCGCCCGGCACCGATTTCGCCCCGGCGCTGACCGCCGGGGTGCAACTCGGGGTGACGTCGTTGCGCCAGCTCGACGACGTCGTCACCGCAGCGGAAACCACCGGGACGACGGCCGTCGTCACCGTCAAGGTGGACACCGGGCTGAGCCGCTCCGGGGTGAGCGCCGCGGATTTCCCCGCGCTGATCGACGCGCTGGGCCGCGCCGTCGCCTCCGGCGCCGTCCGGGTGCGCGGCCTGATGTCGCACCTGGCCTGCGCCGATGACCCCGACAACCCGGCCAACGACCGTCAGGCCGAGCTGTTCGTGGCGCTGCGGGCGGCCGCCGCCGACGCCGGCGTGGCGTTCGAGGTTGCCCACCTGTCGAACTCGCCGGCCACCCTGGCCCGCCCCGATCTGGGGTTCGACATGGTCCGCACCGGTATCTCCGTGTACGGCTTCAACCCGGTGCCCGCGCACAGCGACGCGGCGCTGACCCCGGCGATGACGCTGTCCGCCCCGGTATCGATGGTGAAGAAGATCACCGCCGGTGCCGGCGTCTCCTACGGTCACACCTGGATCGCCGAACGCGACACCACCGTCGCCCTGATCCCGCTGGGCTACGCCGACGGCGTGTTCCGCGCGCTCAGCGGCCGGCTGCAGGTCGCCATCAACGGCCGCCGCTTCCCGAACGTCGGCCGGATCTGCATGGACCAGTTCGTCGTCGACCTCGGCCCGGACCCGGGCGGTGTCGCCGAAGGCGACGCGGCGGTACTCTTCGGCCCCGGAACCGGCGGCGAGGCGACCGCCACCGAGGTCGCCGCGCTGATCGGCACCATCGACTACGAAGTGGTGACCAGCCCCCGCGGCCGGGTCAACCGGATCTATCGAGGTGGGAGATGAACAAGCGCCGCCGCTGGCTGGCCGGGGCGGCCGGAATCGGCGCGGTGGGCACCGTCGCCGGGGTGTCCACCGCACGTTCGGTGCTGCGCCGCCGCGAGGACCCGTACCGCGACGAGGATTTCGGCGTCTTCGAGGCCGATCGCAGCTGCGTGGTCACCACCAGCGACGGGGTCGACCTGCAGGTCCGCGAGGTCGGACCGGTGGACGCCGCCGTCACCGTCGTCTTCGCGCACGGTTTCTGTATGAGCATGCGGGCCTTCCACTTCCAGCGCCGCGACATGACCGAGATGTGGGGCGATCAGGTCCGCATGGTGTTCTACGACCAGCGCGGACACGGCCGCTCCGGCGCCGGGCAACCGTCGAGCTACACCATCGAACGACTCGGCCGCGATCTCGAGGAGATCATCGCGATGCTCGCCACCCGCGGCTCGGTGGTCCTCGTCGGACACTCCATGGGCGGCATGACGGTGCTGTCGCATGCCCGCCAGTTCCCGTCCCGCTACGGCAGCCACATCGTCGGCGCGGCGATCATTTCCTCTGCGGCCGAGGGACTTTCCCGGTCCCCGTTGGGCGAGGTGCTGGCCAACCCCGCGCTGGAGGCGGCCCGGTTCACCGCCCGCTACGCACCCGGGGTGATCAGTGGCGGCCGCGGGCTGATCCGCTCACTGCTCGCCCCGGTCATGCAGGCCGCCTCGTTCGGCAGCGACGACGTCAGCCCCACGGTGGCCCGCTACGCCGAGACGATGATCCACCGCACCCCGGTACCGACCATGGTCGGTTTCCTGCACGCCCTCGGAGTGCACAATGAGACCGACGGCCTGGTGGCGCTGGCACGCATTGAGGTGCTGATCGCCTGCGGCACCGCCGACGTACTCACCACGCCCGAGCACTCCACCGAAATGGCCGCGGTACTGCCCAAATCGGAGCTGCTGCTGGTCGAAGGCGCCGGGCACCTGGTGCAGCTGGAGCAACCCGAGATCATCAACGAGGCGCTGGAAGAACTGGTGACTCGCGCCACCCCGAACAAGCTGGTGGCGCTGACCCGGCGGCTGCTGCGGGTGCGGGTCCGTGGCTGAGCGCATTGCGGCGGGGTCGGCGTCGCTGCCGACCGCCGAGGACACCCGGGCACTGGGCGAGCGGATCGGTGCGGGCCTGCGCGCCGGCGACGTCGTCGTGCTGGCCGGGCCCCTGGGCGCCGGAAAGACCATGCTCACCAAGGGCATTGCCCGGGCCATGGACGTCGAGGGTCCGATCACCTCACCCACCTATGTGCTGGCCCGGCTGCACCGCGCACGCCGCCCGGGCACACCGGACCTGGTGCACGTCGACGTCTACCGACTGCTGGACACCGGTACCGACCTGCTCGGCGAACTGGATTCGCTGGATCTGGACACCGAACTCGACGACGCCGTCGTGGTGGTGGA contains these protein-coding regions:
- a CDS encoding glutamate decarboxylase, encoding MPNISRHASITPAYTGRMGTNPIPALRLPDESLEPEAAYRFIHDELMLDGSSRLNLATFVTTWMDPEADQLMAETFDKNMIDKDEYPVTAAIEQRCVCMVADLFHAEDLRDDDPSTAVGASTIGSSEAVMLAGLALKWRWRARIEARYGKDAWKDRTPNLVMGSNVQVVWEKFARYFDVEARYLPMAQDRYVITPEQVIAAVDEDTIGVVTILGTTYTGELEPVAEVCAALDKLAASDDTRDVPVHVDAASGGFVVPFLEPDLVWDFRLPRVASINVSGHKYGLTYPGIGFVVWRNAAALPEELVFRVNYLGGDMPTFTLNFSRPGNQVVGQYYNFLRLGRAGYAEVMRTLSDTAQWLSHQLAGSGRFEVITDGSVLPVLSFKLAGDPGFTVFDVSAGLREYGWQVPAYTMPADATDVAVLRIVVREGFSANLARALFEDLTTVLTKLDRLRPGGFATEEHFAH
- the alr gene encoding alanine racemase produces the protein MPTALVDLDAICANVAVLCEKAGSAQVMAVVKADGYGHGAAEAATAALAGGAAELGVATVGEALELRAAGITAPLLAWLHPPGTDFAPALTAGVQLGVTSLRQLDDVVTAAETTGTTAVVTVKVDTGLSRSGVSAADFPALIDALGRAVASGAVRVRGLMSHLACADDPDNPANDRQAELFVALRAAAADAGVAFEVAHLSNSPATLARPDLGFDMVRTGISVYGFNPVPAHSDAALTPAMTLSAPVSMVKKITAGAGVSYGHTWIAERDTTVALIPLGYADGVFRALSGRLQVAINGRRFPNVGRICMDQFVVDLGPDPGGVAEGDAAVLFGPGTGGEATATEVAALIGTIDYEVVTSPRGRVNRIYRGGR
- a CDS encoding alpha/beta fold hydrolase; amino-acid sequence: MNKRRRWLAGAAGIGAVGTVAGVSTARSVLRRREDPYRDEDFGVFEADRSCVVTTSDGVDLQVREVGPVDAAVTVVFAHGFCMSMRAFHFQRRDMTEMWGDQVRMVFYDQRGHGRSGAGQPSSYTIERLGRDLEEIIAMLATRGSVVLVGHSMGGMTVLSHARQFPSRYGSHIVGAAIISSAAEGLSRSPLGEVLANPALEAARFTARYAPGVISGGRGLIRSLLAPVMQAASFGSDDVSPTVARYAETMIHRTPVPTMVGFLHALGVHNETDGLVALARIEVLIACGTADVLTTPEHSTEMAAVLPKSELLLVEGAGHLVQLEQPEIINEALEELVTRATPNKLVALTRRLLRVRVRG
- the tsaE gene encoding tRNA (adenosine(37)-N6)-threonylcarbamoyltransferase complex ATPase subunit type 1 TsaE, with the protein product MAERIAAGSASLPTAEDTRALGERIGAGLRAGDVVVLAGPLGAGKTMLTKGIARAMDVEGPITSPTYVLARLHRARRPGTPDLVHVDVYRLLDTGTDLLGELDSLDLDTELDDAVVVVEWGEGLAERLSENHLDVRLERAAGTDVRTAQWNWGSES